One Magnetococcales bacterium genomic window, TCCACCTTCCGCGCCTCCCTGGGCGCCTTGCAGAGCCGTTTCGAAACAGTCATCTCCAGCCTTTCCAATATTGTGGAAAACACCGATTCAGCCCGCTCCCGCATCCAGGACGCCGACATCGCCCTGGAGACCGCGAATCTGACCAAATATACGATTCTGCAACAGGCGGGTGTGGCGATTCTCGCCCAGGCCAATCAACAGCCGACGATCGCCCTGGCGCTTCTCGGGGCTTGAAGAGGCCTGATCCTGAAAAAATTGCCGGTGCGGGGAGGATGGATCATTCCTCCCCGCCCCCCGCGTAGGATTCCACTCCTTTTTTTCTTCATTGCATCCTTGTCGCTCGGCCTGTCATCTTCGGACAGGCCCTATTTTTTCCGGGATGAATGATACGAGTGTCCCACGATTCACCACCTGCCCGGGTAACGACCCGATTCGCCCCCAGCCCCACGGGATTGCTCCATCCGGGACACGCCCGCAGTGCCATTTTGGCTCATGACTTTGCCTCCAGGCACGGCGGGCGATTCATCGTGCGCATCGAGGATATCGATTCGGGACGATGCCGGCGGGAATATGAAACAATCTTGTTCGAGGACCTGGCTTGGTTGGGTTTATCGTGGGTTCCGACGGTCCGGCGCCAATCGGAGTGCATGGCCGATTATGCGGCGGCTCTGGCGGTTCTCGAAAGGCAGGGACTGCTCTATCCCTGTTTCTGCACCCGCCGCGAAATCCAGGCCCAGGTCGCCGCTTCGGGACAGGCCCCCCATGGTCCCGACCCATGGATGTATCCCGGAACCTGCCGCCATTTGTCCTCTTCCCAAAGGGAGGAACGGATCGGACAGGGCGATGCCTATTCGTTGCGTCTGGACATGCGCCGGGCCATTGCCATGACCGGCCCCCTGAACTGGTTCGATCTGGGAATGGGATGGATTCCTGCCGCTCCGGAACAATTCGGGGATGTGGTGCTGGCCCGCAAGGAGTTCCCTGCCAGC contains:
- the gluQRS gene encoding tRNA glutamyl-Q(34) synthetase GluQRS translates to MIRVSHDSPPARVTTRFAPSPTGLLHPGHARSAILAHDFASRHGGRFIVRIEDIDSGRCRREYETILFEDLAWLGLSWVPTVRRQSECMADYAAALAVLERQGLLYPCFCTRREIQAQVAASGQAPHGPDPWMYPGTCRHLSSSQREERIGQGDAYSLRLDMRRAIAMTGPLNWFDLGMGWIPAAPEQFGDVVLARKEFPASYHLAVTVDDHLQEITHVIRGVDLAPATHIHRLLQALLGLDTPTYAHHPLVTDDSGRRLAKRHGAVSLKAMREQGLDPETVRQKAGYPWPAWAEGTLNRSSPPDRPAAPGDHPTIQSRGRSSECDH